In Sulfitobacter albidus, the following proteins share a genomic window:
- a CDS encoding oxidoreductase gives MLHRISACLVAMALVIGLGTSAKAENTLLTVTFDGKTHSFDAAALEKLGLEVVETSTIWTEGVQRFEGVSLAVLAAEIGATEGKFLATAINDYTIEIPLSDATENGPVIAMRVNGEEMSVRDKGPLWIIYPYDANADYRTEVIYSRSIWQLDRIEVVQ, from the coding sequence ATGCTACACCGCATTTCCGCCTGTCTGGTCGCAATGGCATTGGTCATCGGCCTTGGCACATCGGCCAAAGCCGAAAACACCCTTTTGACGGTCACGTTTGATGGGAAAACCCATAGCTTCGACGCCGCTGCACTTGAAAAGCTCGGCCTTGAGGTTGTCGAGACATCCACGATCTGGACCGAAGGGGTGCAGCGTTTCGAGGGTGTGTCGCTGGCCGTACTCGCCGCTGAGATCGGGGCGACAGAAGGCAAGTTTCTTGCGACGGCGATCAATGACTATACCATTGAAATCCCGCTGTCCGATGCGACTGAAAACGGGCCTGTCATCGCCATGCGCGTGAACGGCGAGGAAATGTCGGTCCGTGACAAGGGGCCGCTCTGGATCATCTATCCCTATGACGCAAACGCCGATTACCGTACCGAAGTCATCTACTCGCGGAGCATCTGGCAACTCGACAGGATTGAAGTGGTCCAGTAA
- a CDS encoding O-antigen ligase domain-containing protein, which translates to MTPQNPIERMVYRALVWTWPFYAVGALYIVGPVLAWVLGGLAVLVLYLGPAVREDMRATGSIPPVIWGWIAGMFVMLVALWIGHLDWGLGTVKTIKSSIGWAKGWALLALFPLAGAVLPIRREVLVRAQCVVGLWTLILAPVLLAAPYIGLPEKIFTSPFKAVGGPGPEYFSVYFYTWDPASWTPRWQFYAPWSPFAALLGTVMVLFALEEKDIKWRSIGIAAGAVMIFASKSRMGLVGLVACTIGPRLLPLILRGWAWQVLAAFTASMAVLGTTLATAAADAVAAFKGARADSTRVRETLQRIATERWQTDGYWFGHATVQPGSHAVEYMPIGSHHTWYGLLFVKGLVGFLAFLVPFAWQMALALKDAAMGPRGRLPLGIMMTLMLLSFGENIEIEAYLLWPALIVLGIHARELAQPA; encoded by the coding sequence GTGACCCCCCAAAACCCGATTGAGCGGATGGTCTACCGTGCGCTTGTCTGGACATGGCCATTTTATGCGGTGGGCGCACTCTACATCGTGGGGCCCGTGCTGGCGTGGGTGCTGGGCGGGTTGGCTGTTCTGGTGCTCTATCTCGGTCCGGCAGTGCGCGAGGACATGCGCGCAACGGGAAGCATTCCACCAGTGATCTGGGGCTGGATTGCGGGGATGTTCGTGATGCTGGTTGCACTTTGGATCGGGCATCTGGATTGGGGCCTTGGCACGGTAAAGACAATCAAATCCTCAATAGGCTGGGCAAAAGGCTGGGCGCTCCTGGCCCTTTTCCCGCTGGCAGGCGCCGTGCTGCCCATTCGCCGTGAGGTACTGGTACGGGCGCAATGTGTGGTGGGTTTATGGACATTGATCCTCGCGCCTGTCCTGCTGGCCGCACCCTACATCGGCCTGCCAGAGAAGATTTTTACTTCCCCCTTCAAGGCTGTCGGCGGTCCCGGACCTGAATATTTCTCGGTCTATTTCTACACGTGGGATCCCGCAAGCTGGACGCCCCGCTGGCAGTTTTACGCACCTTGGTCGCCTTTTGCCGCACTTTTGGGGACGGTGATGGTGCTGTTTGCGCTGGAAGAAAAAGACATCAAATGGCGCAGTATCGGGATCGCGGCGGGCGCCGTCATGATCTTTGCCTCCAAATCCCGCATGGGGTTGGTCGGGCTGGTGGCTTGTACGATCGGGCCGCGCCTGTTGCCGCTGATCCTGCGTGGCTGGGCTTGGCAGGTGTTGGCGGCCTTTACCGCTTCCATGGCAGTATTGGGCACGACACTGGCCACGGCGGCAGCAGACGCCGTAGCAGCGTTCAAAGGCGCGCGGGCAGACAGTACGCGGGTGCGCGAGACCCTTCAGCGGATCGCAACGGAGCGCTGGCAGACAGACGGATATTGGTTCGGACATGCTACCGTGCAACCGGGCAGCCATGCGGTGGAATACATGCCGATCGGCAGTCATCATACGTGGTACGGGTTGTTGTTTGTAAAAGGCCTTGTCGGGTTTCTGGCCTTTCTTGTTCCCTTTGCGTGGCAGATGGCGCTGGCCCTAAAGGATGCGGCAATGGGACCACGCGGGCGTTTGCCCTTGGGGATCATGATGACCCTTATGCTTTTGTCCTTTGGAGAGAACATCGAAATTGAAGCCTACCTGCTGTGGCCTGCACTGATCGTCTTGGGCATTCACGCCCGCGAGTTGGCGCAACCTGCATGA
- a CDS encoding putative DNA modification/repair radical SAM protein: MAKLTLQEKLALLSDAAKYDASCASSGTTRRSSADGKGLGSTEGSGICHAYAPDGRCISLLKILMTNFCIYDCAYCINRVSSNVERARFSVEEVVHLTTEFYRRNYIEGLFLSSGIIKSPDDTMADMVRIARELRQTHNFRGYIHLKTIPDASPELIEEAGLLADRLSMNIELPTDRGIETYAPEKNANEIRRAMGKVELRKQAARERTHTGRRAAKFAPAGQSTQLIVGADGADDATILQSSTRLYSSYKLKRVYYSAFSPIPDSTAALPLIKPPLQREHRLYQADWLLRFYGYQADEIAGAASGGMLDLDIDPKLSWALANRQAFPVDVNRAGRDMLLRVPGFGTKSVGRILSARRSGALGFGDLKRIGALVNKAKPFIVTRDWSPGGLTDAANLRARFAPPPEQLSLL; encoded by the coding sequence ATGGCAAAATTGACTCTTCAGGAAAAGCTGGCGCTTCTGAGCGATGCAGCAAAATACGACGCCTCCTGCGCGTCGTCGGGCACCACGCGGCGCAGCTCTGCCGATGGGAAGGGGCTGGGCAGTACCGAAGGGTCGGGCATCTGCCACGCCTACGCACCCGACGGGCGCTGTATCTCGCTGCTCAAGATCCTGATGACGAATTTCTGCATCTACGATTGCGCCTATTGCATCAACCGCGTCTCCTCCAACGTCGAACGCGCGCGCTTTTCCGTCGAAGAAGTCGTGCATCTGACGACCGAATTCTATCGCCGCAACTATATCGAGGGGCTGTTTTTATCCTCCGGCATCATCAAGAGCCCCGATGACACCATGGCCGACATGGTGCGCATCGCCCGCGAGCTGCGCCAGACCCACAACTTCCGCGGCTACATCCACCTCAAGACGATTCCCGACGCGTCGCCCGAGCTGATCGAGGAGGCTGGGCTGCTCGCCGATCGTCTGTCGATGAACATCGAACTCCCCACCGATCGCGGGATTGAGACGTACGCGCCCGAAAAGAACGCCAATGAGATTCGCCGCGCCATGGGCAAGGTCGAGCTGCGCAAACAGGCCGCGCGGGAACGCACACATACCGGGCGGCGCGCGGCCAAATTCGCGCCCGCAGGCCAATCCACCCAGCTGATCGTCGGCGCCGACGGGGCCGATGACGCCACAATCCTGCAAAGCTCGACGCGGCTCTACAGCTCTTACAAGCTCAAGCGGGTCTATTATTCGGCGTTTTCGCCGATCCCCGACAGCACCGCCGCGCTGCCGCTGATCAAACCACCGCTGCAACGTGAACACCGGCTTTATCAGGCCGATTGGCTCTTGCGGTTCTACGGCTATCAGGCGGATGAGATCGCGGGCGCCGCGTCGGGCGGAATGCTGGATCTGGATATCGATCCGAAACTCAGCTGGGCCTTGGCCAATCGTCAGGCTTTTCCGGTGGATGTGAACCGCGCCGGGCGTGACATGCTGCTGCGGGTGCCGGGCTTTGGCACCAAATCGGTGGGTCGTATCCTGTCCGCGCGGCGGTCCGGCGCGCTGGGGTTTGGTGATCTCAAACGCATCGGCGCGCTGGTGAACAAGGCCAAGCCCTTCATCGTCACCCGCGACTGGTCGCCCGGTGGGCTGACCGATGCCGCCAATCTGCGCGCGCGTTTCGCCCCGCCCCCCGAACAGCTGAGCCTCCTGTGA
- a CDS encoding lytic murein transglycosylase yields MHISRRFFGLGLGALSLTACGGGLTSGPSATTSGGLPADLRPVPNAGYDTWVASFRTRAAGQGISQATLDAAFRGTGYLPGCIKRDRNQTEFKRSLEDYLAIAASDERVAKGRAAFARHSGTLQTLEGRYGVDAEIICAIWGLESQFGERKGDVPVISATSTLAYDGRRGAFFEKQLVAALKILQNGDITPARMTGSWAGAMGHTQFIPTSYQAFAVDFTGDGRRDIWSADPTDALASTAAYLQRNGWQRGVSWGRESTSGGLQPQPGGPRFATTGNFRVIKRYNNSDAYAIGVGHLADRIGGAGPLRASFPPDANGLTKDDRVALQQRLTRAGFDTGGADGVLGPKSEAAIRAYQASRGLPATGTPSQELLRSLG; encoded by the coding sequence ATGCATATCTCACGACGATTCTTTGGTTTGGGCCTTGGCGCCCTGTCGCTCACCGCATGCGGCGGCGGCCTTACGTCCGGTCCGTCCGCGACCACCTCCGGCGGGCTTCCCGCTGACCTGCGTCCGGTCCCGAATGCGGGCTATGACACTTGGGTCGCGAGCTTTCGCACGCGTGCAGCTGGGCAGGGGATCAGCCAGGCCACATTGGATGCGGCCTTTCGTGGAACGGGCTACCTGCCCGGCTGTATCAAGCGGGACCGCAACCAGACAGAATTCAAACGCAGTCTTGAGGATTATCTGGCCATCGCCGCCTCGGACGAACGTGTGGCCAAGGGGCGCGCGGCGTTCGCGCGCCACAGTGGCACGTTGCAAACGCTCGAAGGGCGCTACGGCGTTGATGCAGAAATCATCTGTGCGATCTGGGGGCTTGAATCCCAGTTCGGGGAGCGCAAAGGCGACGTACCGGTCATCTCGGCCACATCGACGCTGGCCTACGACGGGCGGCGCGGGGCCTTCTTTGAGAAACAGCTCGTCGCGGCCCTGAAGATCCTGCAAAACGGCGACATCACGCCCGCGCGCATGACCGGCAGCTGGGCCGGGGCGATGGGGCACACCCAATTCATCCCGACGTCCTATCAGGCATTTGCTGTCGATTTCACCGGGGACGGCCGACGCGACATCTGGTCAGCGGACCCAACGGACGCGCTGGCCTCGACGGCGGCCTATCTTCAACGCAACGGCTGGCAGCGCGGCGTTTCATGGGGCCGGGAGTCGACGTCTGGCGGTTTGCAGCCGCAGCCCGGTGGACCGCGATTTGCCACGACGGGCAATTTCCGTGTCATCAAGCGTTACAATAACTCCGACGCCTATGCGATCGGGGTGGGGCATCTGGCCGACCGGATCGGTGGGGCGGGCCCCCTGCGTGCGTCTTTCCCGCCGGATGCCAACGGCCTGACCAAGGATGACCGCGTGGCGCTGCAACAGCGACTTACGCGCGCAGGGTTCGATACAGGTGGCGCTGACGGCGTGCTGGGCCCCAAAAGCGAAGCCGCGATCCGCGCCTATCAAGCGAGCCGTGGTTTGCCTGCGACGGGCACGCCTTCGCAGGAATTGTTGCGGTCACTGGGATAA
- a CDS encoding CreA family protein translates to MIQKILFPLALLVPLAANAETVGEIDVDWLGNDLIVEALADPDVEGVTCHITYFERGIIDRLQKGNWFEDPSNSSISCRQTGPIRIGDINRSKGGEDVFRERRSIIFKSLRVKRIFDEERQTLIYISHARDVQNGSAKMSMSTVPLYVPTASAND, encoded by the coding sequence ATGATCCAGAAAATTCTTTTTCCGCTCGCCCTGCTTGTGCCTCTGGCCGCCAACGCTGAAACGGTGGGGGAAATCGATGTGGATTGGTTGGGCAATGATCTGATCGTCGAAGCGTTGGCAGACCCGGATGTGGAGGGGGTGACCTGCCACATCACTTACTTTGAGCGGGGCATCATTGACCGGCTGCAAAAGGGCAATTGGTTCGAGGACCCGTCGAATTCATCAATCTCCTGCCGCCAAACCGGCCCGATCAGGATTGGCGATATCAACCGCAGCAAGGGCGGCGAGGATGTCTTTCGCGAGCGTCGCTCGATCATTTTCAAATCATTGAGGGTCAAGCGTATTTTCGACGAGGAACGCCAGACGCTGATCTACATCAGTCACGCGCGCGACGTGCAGAACGGGTCGGCCAAGATGTCGATGTCCACCGTGCCGCTTTACGTGCCAACCGCTAGTGCAAATGACTGA
- a CDS encoding response regulator transcription factor has protein sequence MRVLVADDHDLLRDTLVMFLEGEGQMETASAGTFAEACARIESDTPFDLILLDYNMPGMNGLEGLRRAIALKNGQRVALISGEATRQIAEAALEAGAAGFVPKSLPAKSLVNAVKFMAMGEQYAPIDFMTAIEEVPTNALAEKLTPRELQVLKGLTEGKANKEIARDLDITEPTIKLHVKTLYRKVGAANRTQAALIAREAGLF, from the coding sequence ATGAGAGTACTGGTTGCCGACGACCACGATCTGCTGCGCGACACGCTCGTGATGTTTCTCGAAGGAGAGGGGCAGATGGAGACCGCGAGCGCGGGCACATTTGCAGAAGCTTGTGCGCGCATCGAGAGTGATACGCCGTTTGATCTGATCCTGCTTGATTATAACATGCCGGGGATGAACGGGCTGGAAGGGCTGCGCCGTGCGATTGCCCTCAAGAACGGGCAGCGGGTTGCGCTGATCTCGGGGGAGGCAACGCGCCAGATTGCCGAAGCCGCGCTGGAAGCCGGGGCCGCGGGATTCGTGCCCAAATCACTGCCCGCCAAATCCCTGGTGAATGCGGTCAAATTCATGGCCATGGGCGAGCAATATGCGCCCATTGATTTCATGACCGCGATTGAAGAAGTTCCGACAAATGCGCTGGCCGAGAAACTGACACCACGCGAGTTGCAGGTTCTAAAGGGGCTGACGGAAGGCAAGGCCAACAAAGAGATCGCGCGTGATCTGGACATCACCGAACCGACGATCAAGCTGCATGTCAAAACCCTTTACCGCAAAGTGGGGGCTGCCAACCGCACCCAAGCCGCATTGATCGCACGCGAAGCGGGCCTGTTCTGA
- a CDS encoding HAD family hydrolase, whose amino-acid sequence MKAILFGSLSVLVDTSELQRTAFNTAFREAGLDWDWTPDLYRDLLTASGGRDRIADYAEGRGDTVDVAALHARKSEIFQDALRSSDIGLRPVTLEMMDFADETGIKTAFVSTTSRENLDAVMQGFGGQDALKLALVTDADTVSAGKPDPAIYLHALDALGLEAADVIAVEDNVPGMQAAQAAGITCVVYPNQNTVGHDFGGAPRAEDWQAVSAA is encoded by the coding sequence ATGAAAGCAATCCTTTTTGGTTCCCTGAGTGTGCTTGTCGATACGTCTGAACTGCAGCGCACCGCCTTTAATACCGCGTTCCGCGAAGCCGGGCTCGATTGGGATTGGACGCCGGATTTGTATCGTGATCTGCTCACAGCTTCCGGGGGCCGTGACCGGATTGCCGATTACGCCGAGGGCCGGGGCGATACTGTGGATGTCGCCGCGCTGCACGCCCGCAAATCGGAGATTTTTCAGGACGCTCTGCGCAGCAGTGACATCGGGTTGCGCCCCGTGACACTCGAAATGATGGATTTCGCCGATGAGACCGGGATCAAGACGGCGTTTGTCTCGACCACATCGCGCGAGAACCTTGATGCGGTGATGCAGGGCTTTGGGGGGCAGGACGCGCTGAAGCTCGCGCTGGTCACGGACGCGGATACCGTGTCTGCAGGCAAACCCGATCCGGCAATCTATCTGCACGCGCTCGACGCGCTGGGGCTTGAGGCCGCCGATGTCATCGCGGTCGAGGACAACGTACCGGGCATGCAGGCGGCCCAGGCCGCTGGCATCACCTGCGTGGTCTACCCAAATCAGAACACCGTCGGGCATGATTTCGGCGGTGCGCCACGGGCGGAGGATTGGCAAGCGGTCTCTGCGGCCTGA
- a CDS encoding sugar transferase: MTYLPTFDGPLTPATALRETYLPSLRATLVDATTPQTIAALLAPGTRRVNFMNAHCFNVMARDRHYAAAVNSADYLLPDGIGVALAAKMTGQALAENLNGTDFIPALLREAAQRGKSVYLFGGTAGTAEKAAHHLILKIPALRIAGVRDGYAQAGNDAEIIADINASGADIVLVALGVPMQELWLHRNAPYINADLTMGVGAALDFFAGNVVRAPLWVRKAKCEWVWRLAMEPRRLAKRYLAGNPSFLARAAKQAAGTLTPAAIVRRALDITLSLTALVLLSPLLAMTALAVKAESKGPALFTQTRIGQNGRPFTILKFRSMVWEAEALRADVLARSDREGICFKSKSDPRITGVGRFIRRTSIDELPQLVNVLLGQMSIVGPRPALPCEVDAYPERAFGRLAVKPGITGVWQVSGRAEVGFDQMVEMDLAYASKRNIALDLILIALTFRVVLTGRGAH, from the coding sequence ATGACATATCTCCCCACGTTCGACGGCCCACTTACACCTGCCACCGCCCTGCGCGAAACCTATCTGCCCAGCCTGCGCGCGACACTGGTCGATGCCACCACGCCCCAAACGATTGCAGCACTTTTGGCGCCTGGCACGCGGCGTGTGAACTTTATGAATGCCCATTGCTTCAACGTAATGGCCCGCGACAGACACTATGCAGCAGCAGTGAACAGCGCCGACTATCTGCTGCCAGACGGCATCGGTGTCGCCCTTGCAGCCAAAATGACAGGCCAAGCGCTTGCTGAAAACCTGAACGGGACCGACTTCATTCCTGCATTGCTGCGCGAGGCCGCACAGCGCGGGAAATCCGTCTATCTATTCGGCGGCACCGCTGGAACCGCAGAAAAGGCGGCGCATCATCTGATCCTCAAAATCCCCGCCTTGCGGATCGCCGGTGTGCGCGATGGGTATGCCCAGGCCGGAAACGACGCCGAGATCATCGCAGACATCAATGCCAGCGGTGCCGATATCGTTCTGGTCGCACTTGGTGTTCCGATGCAAGAACTCTGGCTGCACCGAAATGCACCCTACATCAATGCGGACCTGACTATGGGCGTTGGGGCGGCACTGGATTTCTTTGCCGGCAATGTGGTGCGAGCCCCTCTTTGGGTGCGCAAGGCAAAATGCGAATGGGTCTGGCGGCTGGCGATGGAGCCGCGCCGGTTGGCAAAGCGCTATCTTGCGGGCAACCCCAGCTTTCTGGCCCGCGCGGCAAAGCAGGCGGCAGGAACGCTCACCCCTGCCGCTATCGTGCGCCGCGCGCTCGATATCACACTATCGCTGACAGCGCTGGTGCTGCTCTCGCCGCTGCTCGCCATGACCGCCCTCGCCGTGAAGGCCGAAAGCAAGGGCCCTGCCTTGTTCACCCAAACCCGCATCGGTCAGAACGGTCGCCCCTTTACCATCCTCAAATTCCGCTCAATGGTCTGGGAAGCCGAAGCGTTGCGCGCAGACGTTCTGGCACGCTCGGACCGCGAAGGCATCTGCTTCAAGTCGAAATCGGATCCCCGCATCACGGGCGTGGGCCGCTTCATCCGCCGCACGTCGATCGACGAATTGCCGCAACTCGTTAATGTTCTGCTGGGGCAGATGTCGATTGTCGGGCCCCGCCCGGCCTTGCCCTGCGAAGTTGACGCCTATCCCGAACGCGCCTTTGGCCGCCTTGCGGTCAAACCGGGCATCACGGGCGTCTGGCAGGTGTCGGGCCGTGCTGAGGTGGGTTTTGACCAGATGGTCGAAATGGACCTCGCCTATGCGAGCAAGCGCAATATCGCCCTCGACCTCATCCTCATCGCCCTCACATTCCGCGTGGTCCTGACAGGCCGCGGCGCACATTAA
- a CDS encoding GumC family protein, with amino-acid sequence MITFTFPFTAPHRPPAGGVVKRVVMGGKLGDLKRLPRYVATGILGMTLIWAPLLGYLKTAPLSYRSTTSLIMPGSGASASMNLNGIGQASSYANSAFASNAVSPTETYKRLLGADRIVDAAAASLNIRRSELGQPRVRLVDQTSLIHFETTGRTPEDAQARGDAILAAFFAELDALRTDEVDTRQDSGLQAISDYRASVADTRRQIEALQTATGLLSVDQYDVLLERHLALDDQIQTQRAALSDRAAATEALEAQLGLDASVAAATLKLFADGAYIALLDEVARTEVAYTEASARYGARHPRVQAAQAARDRAASMALSMAQSITGLDAQALSAFDLAPDGARAELLAELVRMHVDVSGARQQLATLERQKAEGQTMLDSFAPAAAKMKDLERDFSVAEAVFASAIARTQSSKSDVYASYPLVQVLENPSLPEKPSSPNRKLAVMAGIAATLMLLISLAMGWIRIALISRLLTKPEVKP; translated from the coding sequence ATGATCACATTCACATTTCCATTCACTGCCCCGCACCGCCCCCCTGCGGGAGGGGTCGTCAAGCGTGTCGTCATGGGCGGCAAGCTGGGTGATCTAAAGCGACTGCCGCGCTATGTGGCCACAGGCATTCTGGGGATGACCCTGATTTGGGCGCCGTTGCTGGGATATCTCAAGACCGCTCCGCTCAGCTATCGCTCGACGACCTCGCTTATCATGCCCGGCTCTGGTGCCTCTGCGTCGATGAATCTGAACGGCATCGGGCAAGCGAGCTCCTATGCCAACTCAGCCTTTGCCAGCAATGCCGTCAGCCCGACCGAGACCTACAAGCGGCTGCTCGGTGCCGACCGGATCGTGGATGCGGCGGCGGCCTCGCTGAATATCCGCCGCAGTGAATTGGGCCAACCGCGCGTGCGACTGGTGGACCAGACCAGCCTGATCCACTTCGAGACGACAGGGCGCACGCCCGAGGATGCCCAAGCACGCGGCGATGCCATTCTGGCGGCATTCTTTGCAGAGCTGGACGCGCTGCGCACGGATGAGGTCGACACCCGTCAGGATAGCGGCCTGCAAGCGATTTCGGATTATCGCGCCTCAGTGGCCGATACGCGCCGCCAGATCGAGGCGTTGCAAACGGCGACCGGCCTGCTTTCGGTGGATCAATATGATGTTCTGCTAGAACGACATCTGGCGCTGGATGACCAAATCCAGACCCAGCGCGCAGCCCTGAGCGATCGCGCGGCAGCCACAGAGGCATTGGAGGCGCAATTGGGTCTGGATGCTTCTGTCGCAGCAGCGACGCTCAAGCTCTTTGCCGATGGCGCTTATATTGCCCTGCTGGACGAAGTTGCCCGGACCGAAGTGGCCTATACCGAGGCCAGTGCGCGCTATGGTGCGCGTCACCCGCGTGTGCAGGCCGCCCAGGCGGCACGGGACCGCGCGGCCTCGATGGCCTTGTCCATGGCACAATCCATTACGGGTCTGGACGCGCAGGCGTTGAGTGCATTTGATCTCGCCCCCGACGGTGCGCGGGCAGAGCTATTGGCCGAGCTGGTGCGCATGCACGTGGATGTCTCCGGTGCGCGGCAGCAGTTGGCGACCCTTGAGCGGCAGAAAGCCGAGGGGCAAACCATGCTGGACAGCTTCGCGCCGGCAGCCGCCAAGATGAAAGACCTCGAGCGTGATTTCTCGGTGGCCGAGGCCGTGTTTGCCTCAGCCATCGCACGGACCCAATCAAGCAAATCGGACGTGTATGCCTCCTACCCTCTGGTGCAAGTGCTTGAGAACCCGTCCCTGCCCGAAAAGCCCTCTTCCCCCAACCGCAAGCTGGCCGTGATGGCGGGGATCGCTGCGACGCTGATGCTGTTGATCAGCCTTGCGATGGGCTGGATCAGGATCGCGCTGATCTCGCGTCTGTTGACCAAACCCGAGGTGAAGCCGTGA
- a CDS encoding UdgX family uracil-DNA binding protein (This protein belongs to the uracil DNA glycosylase superfamily, members of which act in excision repair of DNA. However, it belongs more specifically to UdgX branch, whose founding member was found to bind uracil in DNA (where it does not belong), without cleaving it, appears to promote DNA repair by a pathway involving RecA, rather than base excision.), with product MAGEGPIDAPLMIVGEQPGDREDLAGRPFVGPAGQLFDSVAVEVGLDRRAVFITNAVKHFKFTPRGKRRIHQSPNKGEIASCRPWLMQEIAQVSPALIIAMGATAVHSLTGDGMRLMQRRGTVEQSPDGVPVLITLHPSAVLRAPDDASLRDLFAKDLARAVTMRDQIAALEARTSAIQ from the coding sequence GTGGCGGGTGAAGGGCCAATCGACGCGCCCCTGATGATCGTGGGCGAGCAACCCGGCGACCGCGAAGACCTCGCCGGGCGCCCGTTTGTCGGCCCTGCCGGTCAGCTCTTTGACAGTGTCGCGGTCGAGGTTGGGCTCGACCGGCGCGCGGTCTTCATCACCAATGCGGTCAAGCACTTCAAATTCACCCCGCGCGGCAAACGCCGCATCCACCAATCGCCCAACAAGGGCGAAATCGCGTCCTGCCGTCCGTGGTTGATGCAGGAAATCGCGCAGGTTTCCCCCGCGCTGATCATCGCCATGGGCGCCACGGCTGTACATAGCCTCACGGGCGATGGCATGCGGCTCATGCAACGGCGCGGCACGGTCGAACAGAGCCCAGACGGCGTGCCCGTGCTCATCACTCTGCACCCATCTGCCGTACTGCGCGCACCGGACGACGCCAGTTTGCGCGATCTGTTTGCCAAAGACCTCGCGCGCGCTGTCACCATGCGCGACCAGATCGCCGCACTGGAGGCTAGGACATCGGCAATTCAATAG
- a CDS encoding TIGR03915 family putative DNA repair protein yields the protein MIYAPRLPRLGTFDAWREAARALASNGVPDDSVTWAMEGEDEGLFAAQGAPLPAPQEISVPKSIIPLAKLLCASRAPGAHALAYRLLLRCTQTRGLLGNRADPDVQRAEELAKNIRRDMHKMKAFVRFREVTPQGANRRQFLSWFEPDHRIEELIAGFFQRRFGDMDWVIVTPEVTMRFEGERMSFEAIASERLDLSDETEELWKTYYANIFNPARLKIKAMQSEMPKKYWKNLPEAALIPDLIAGAEARVAQMRAEAPSLPPCARNVSSTPSPNAGRKTH from the coding sequence GTGATCTACGCGCCCCGCCTGCCCCGGCTTGGCACGTTCGACGCCTGGCGTGAAGCGGCGCGCGCGCTGGCCAGCAATGGCGTGCCGGACGACAGTGTCACTTGGGCGATGGAGGGCGAGGATGAGGGGCTCTTCGCCGCCCAAGGCGCGCCCTTGCCCGCGCCGCAAGAGATCAGCGTGCCAAAATCCATCATCCCACTTGCCAAACTCCTTTGCGCCAGCCGCGCACCCGGCGCCCATGCGCTCGCCTACCGGCTGCTGCTCCGCTGCACCCAGACCCGCGGCCTGCTCGGCAATCGCGCCGACCCGGATGTGCAGCGCGCCGAAGAGCTGGCCAAGAATATCCGCCGCGACATGCACAAGATGAAAGCATTCGTGCGCTTTCGCGAGGTCACCCCGCAGGGCGCCAACCGCCGCCAGTTTCTCAGCTGGTTCGAGCCGGATCACCGCATCGAAGAATTGATCGCGGGATTTTTCCAGCGTCGTTTCGGCGACATGGACTGGGTCATCGTCACCCCCGAGGTCACAATGCGTTTCGAAGGGGAGCGGATGTCGTTCGAGGCCATCGCCAGCGAGCGGCTCGACCTCAGCGACGAGACCGAAGAACTGTGGAAAACGTACTACGCCAACATCTTCAATCCTGCCCGGCTGAAGATCAAAGCCATGCAATCGGAGATGCCCAAGAAATACTGGAAGAACCTTCCCGAAGCGGCCCTGATCCCCGATCTGATCGCCGGTGCCGAGGCCCGCGTGGCGCAGATGCGCGCCGAAGCGCCCAGCCTGCCCCCCTGCGCGCGGAACGTATCCTCGACACCCTCCCCGAACGCGGGCCGCAAGACGCACTGA